The Euphorbia lathyris chromosome 2, ddEupLath1.1, whole genome shotgun sequence genome includes a window with the following:
- the LOC136216692 gene encoding probable aspartic proteinase GIP2, whose product MVSPINYNWFHFFFTALILLLSPYPISAKSKSFKPKGLILPISKDQSSNQYLTLIKQRTPLVPLKLTLDLGGLILWVDCEQDYVSSTYKPVHCNTPQCPSSYGCINNICGFLADNPYKGSVLVSAQLGFDVASIQSTNGSNPGPLVSLPKLMFTCSLTSMLQGLANGVTGMAGLGRHKLSLPSQFSSAFRFHKKFSMCLSSSQGVVIFGDEDVSKSLIYTQLILNPVSTATTSFASEPSSDYFIGVRSIKINGNNVPFNKTFLKIDEQGFGGTKISTVNPYTVMQTQIYKAFVRSFIKELAQVPRVSAVAPFGACFNSTYIGSTRVGLGVPRIDLVLQSKKVKWSIFGANSMVNVKEDVVCLGFVDGGVNPRTSIVIGGHQLEDNLLQFDLATAKLGFSSPLLIRQTSCANFNFTSNA is encoded by the coding sequence ATGGTTTCTCCCATTAATTACAACTGGTTTCATTTCTTCTTCACTGCTCTTATCTTGTTGCTTTCTCCATATCCCATATCTGCAAAATCAAAATCTTTCAAACCCAAAGGACTTATTCTCCCCATATCAAAAGACCAATCCTCCAATCAATATTTAACTCTAATCAAACAAAGAACACCTCTAGTCCCACTCAAATTAACTCTCGATCTTGGTGGTCTAATCCTATGGGTTGATTGTGAGCAAGATTACGTTTCTTCCACCTATAAACCTGTGCATTGCAACACACCCCAATGTCCATCTTCATACGGCTGTATCAACAATATTTGTGGTTTTCTTGCTGATAATCCATACAAAGGAAGTGTACTTGTTAGTGCTCAGCTTGGTTTCGATGTTGCATCGATTCAATCAACCAATGGTTCCAATCCTGGTCCACTTGTCTCTCTTCCTAAACTAATGTTCACTTGTTCTTTAACCTCTATGCTTCAAGGTCTTGCTAATGGTGTCACAGGTATGGCTGGACTTGGAAGACATAAGCTTTCACTTCCTTCTCAATTCTCTTCTGCTTTTCGCTTTCATAAGAAATTTTCTATGTGCTTATCTTCTTCACAAGGTGTTGTAATTTTTGGTGATGAGGATGTGTCTAAATCTCTGATTTACACTCAGTTAATACTTAACCCGGTGAGCACCGCCACAACCTCTTTCGCTAGTGAACCTTCTTCTGATTATTTCATCGGAGTTCGTTCTATTAAGATTAATGGAAACAATGTTCCGTTCAACAAAACATTCCTCAAAATTGATGAACAAGGATTTGGTGGAACCAAGATTAGCACTGTGAATCCTTACACTGTAATGCAAACCCAAATCTACAAAGCTTTTGTGAGAAGTTTCATCAAAGAGTTAGCTCAAGTGCCTAGAGTTTCAGCTGTGGCACCTTTTGGTGCTTGTTTTAATTCAACTTACATAGGCAGTACTCGAGTCGGGCTGGGAGTTCCTCGGATCGATCTGGTATTGCAGAGTAAGAAAGTTAAATGGAGTATTTTTGGTGCAAATTCAATGGTAAATGTGAAAGAAGATGTGGTTTGTCTTGGAtttgttgatgggggtgtaaaTCCAAGAACTTCTATTGTGATTGGAGGACATCAATTGGAGGATAATTTGCTACAGTTTGATCTTGCAACTGCAAAGCTTGGCTTCAGCTCTCCACTTTTGATTAGACAAACTAGTTGTGCTAActttaattttacttctaatgcTTAA